A portion of the Vibrio coralliirubri genome contains these proteins:
- a CDS encoding ABC-F family ATPase — MISTANITQQFGAKPLFENISVKFGEGNRYGLIGANGCGKSTFMKILSGELEPSAGNVSYDPNERVAKLNQDQFAYEEFTVIDTVIMGHKELWAIKQERDRIYSLPEMSEEDGMKVADLEVQFAEMDGYMAEAKAGELLLAVGIEESMHFGLMSEVAPGWKLRVLLSQVLFADPHIMLLDEPTNNLDMDTIKWLEDTLNQRNCTMIIISHDRHFLNSVCTHMADLDYGELRLFPGNYDEYMTAATQARERLLSDNAKKKAQIAELQTFVSRFSANASKAKQATSRAKQIDKIQLDEVKASSRQNPFIRFEQSKELFRNALVVENLSQGFEEDLYNKFDGIFEVGERVAIIGENGVGKTTLLNTLAGALEPRTGEYKWSENSNIGYYAQDHAHDFETDMNLFDWMSQWRQEGEDEQVVRGFLGRMLFGQDDIKKSVKVISGGEQGRMLLGKIMMHKPNILLMDEPTNHMDMESIEALNLALENYKGTLFFVSHDRVFVDSLATRILEIKDGKINDFRSTYAEFLKARG; from the coding sequence TTGATCTCCACAGCAAATATCACCCAACAATTCGGCGCTAAGCCACTTTTCGAAAATATTTCAGTTAAGTTCGGCGAAGGCAACCGCTACGGTTTAATCGGCGCGAATGGCTGTGGTAAATCGACGTTCATGAAGATCCTATCTGGTGAACTTGAGCCTAGTGCTGGTAACGTAAGCTACGATCCAAACGAGCGCGTTGCTAAGCTAAACCAAGACCAATTTGCTTACGAAGAATTCACGGTAATCGACACGGTTATCATGGGTCACAAAGAGCTTTGGGCTATTAAGCAAGAGCGTGACCGCATTTACTCTTTGCCAGAAATGAGCGAAGAAGACGGCATGAAAGTGGCTGACCTTGAAGTTCAGTTCGCTGAAATGGACGGCTACATGGCAGAAGCGAAAGCTGGTGAGCTTCTTCTAGCGGTAGGTATTGAAGAATCAATGCACTTCGGTCTGATGAGCGAAGTAGCACCGGGTTGGAAACTTCGTGTTCTATTGTCTCAAGTACTGTTTGCAGACCCGCATATCATGCTTCTTGACGAACCAACGAACAACCTGGACATGGACACCATCAAGTGGTTGGAAGATACGCTAAACCAACGTAACTGCACAATGATCATCATTTCGCACGACCGTCACTTCCTGAACTCTGTTTGTACACACATGGCTGACCTTGATTACGGCGAACTTCGTCTATTCCCAGGTAACTACGATGAGTACATGACGGCTGCGACTCAAGCTCGTGAGCGTCTATTGTCTGACAACGCTAAGAAGAAAGCACAAATTGCTGAACTTCAAACGTTCGTATCTCGTTTCTCTGCTAACGCATCTAAAGCGAAGCAAGCAACGTCTCGTGCTAAGCAGATCGATAAGATCCAACTAGACGAAGTTAAAGCGTCTAGCCGTCAAAACCCATTCATCCGTTTCGAACAGTCTAAAGAGCTATTCCGTAACGCACTTGTGGTTGAAAACCTATCTCAAGGTTTTGAAGAAGACCTATACAACAAGTTCGACGGTATTTTCGAAGTAGGTGAGCGTGTTGCTATCATCGGTGAGAACGGTGTGGGTAAAACAACACTACTTAACACACTAGCGGGCGCTCTTGAGCCTCGCACTGGTGAGTACAAGTGGTCTGAAAACTCAAACATCGGTTACTATGCTCAAGATCACGCACACGATTTCGAGACAGACATGAACCTGTTTGATTGGATGAGCCAATGGCGCCAAGAAGGCGAAGACGAGCAAGTTGTTCGTGGCTTCCTAGGTCGTATGCTATTTGGTCAAGACGACATTAAGAAATCTGTAAAGGTTATCTCTGGTGGTGAGCAAGGTCGTATGCTTCTTGGTAAGATCATGATGCATAAACCAAACATCCTGCTAATGGATGAGCCAACAAACCACATGGATATGGAATCTATCGAAGCGCTTAACTTGGCTCTTGAGAACTACAAAGGCACCTTGTTCTTCGTATCTCACGACCGTGTATTCGTAGACTCGCTTGCAACTCGTATCCTTGAAATCAAAGATGGCAAGATCAACGATTTCCGCAGTACTTACGCTGAGTTCTTGAAAGCTCGCGGCTAA
- a CDS encoding ATP-binding protein yields MRSLSRFLILTLAILSWPSHANLEYDLQSQPQVSDSAIDLDDRIDSLPDPLFMEPSDRRQVNILLTEVLQVQKQEIKTFEQQLKAYRANNDAEQWFAVQTSYVTLNSLNVSKQHLLEQTNSANKERLTGFGPYGVTQFKQEWELTKLNIEYLVYFQIRSFKALVKDIFISPVPVIGASLKVLFIYFGLAWWLANSTRLIELFRINFLEAKTNPPFLVRVIWYISRADRAIAWLIAITLSLRVLSSIPSLQHLIFLEIFTWWILGGSIAISFILEFAYRLGRTSNQEVIALRLSTIRRYVWSFIVAGVTLQISSITLGKGTIYSWIYSALFFWFVLVTISVLRLWRAKVFDTLQHISDRPVWVNWAVNRKETFLLNILATAIGIVWLSVYSFQHRIMALLSNYTLFSQALAYLFRIEVAKQSDLDKNQQNLVRIKGDQTYEYILPGNIDSTLIDYAGDEVKQLSRYLMSDSPAICIVSGERGVGATTLLYTLLHKVSNAEPVYVSCPYAGYQELLAHLAVSIGLEDKATEIQILAHLRKSKTTYLIAIDNAQRLVKPMVGGLSDLIRLTNLLRRSKKNHRIVISIAKSSWRFVDRARGERLLFDLVCFLPRWTEKQVGELLNSRINTELEKPLSFDGLVVPKQWDQDDMSEEDRARQGFYRILWHYSDGNPTVALRFFRLSLNRNKDTDQAVVRLFHVPEAQELENMPKPMLAVLRSIVQLEIASPEVLSDCTQLSTAEITGILRYFESRGYIGWHEEKARISEHWFRHITNVLDRQHLLVK; encoded by the coding sequence ATGCGTTCACTATCGCGCTTCTTAATCCTCACTTTGGCCATTCTCTCTTGGCCCAGTCATGCCAACCTGGAATATGACTTACAATCTCAACCGCAGGTATCTGATTCTGCTATTGACCTCGATGATCGAATTGATTCGTTACCCGATCCCCTCTTTATGGAGCCGTCGGACAGACGCCAAGTCAATATATTGCTCACTGAAGTGCTACAAGTTCAAAAGCAGGAAATCAAAACCTTCGAGCAACAGTTAAAAGCCTACAGAGCGAACAACGACGCCGAACAATGGTTTGCCGTTCAAACCAGCTACGTCACTTTGAATAGCTTGAATGTAAGCAAGCAACACCTGTTAGAGCAGACGAACTCCGCTAATAAAGAGCGTCTAACCGGTTTTGGCCCTTACGGCGTAACTCAATTTAAACAAGAGTGGGAATTAACCAAGCTCAACATTGAGTATCTTGTTTACTTCCAGATTCGTAGCTTTAAAGCGCTCGTTAAAGACATCTTTATTTCGCCAGTGCCTGTGATTGGCGCATCGTTAAAAGTGTTGTTTATCTATTTTGGTTTAGCGTGGTGGCTTGCCAACAGCACTCGCTTGATTGAGTTGTTCAGAATTAATTTTCTTGAAGCGAAAACGAACCCTCCTTTCTTAGTACGTGTGATCTGGTATATCAGCCGCGCTGATCGTGCGATTGCTTGGTTAATCGCGATTACGCTTTCTCTAAGAGTGCTCTCCAGCATCCCTAGCCTACAACACCTGATTTTCCTTGAGATCTTCACCTGGTGGATTCTAGGTGGTTCGATTGCCATCAGCTTTATTTTGGAATTTGCGTATCGTTTGGGTCGCACATCCAATCAAGAAGTGATTGCGCTGCGCCTATCGACTATTCGCCGTTATGTATGGAGCTTCATTGTTGCGGGTGTGACCCTTCAGATATCGAGCATCACGCTAGGAAAAGGGACTATCTATAGCTGGATCTACAGCGCCCTATTTTTCTGGTTTGTACTGGTTACCATTTCAGTGCTTAGATTATGGCGCGCGAAAGTCTTCGATACGTTGCAACACATCTCCGATCGTCCGGTATGGGTGAATTGGGCGGTAAACCGTAAGGAAACTTTCCTACTTAATATATTAGCAACGGCAATTGGCATCGTATGGTTGAGCGTGTACAGCTTCCAACACCGCATCATGGCCTTGCTATCTAATTACACGCTGTTTAGCCAAGCTTTGGCTTATCTATTTCGAATCGAAGTGGCTAAGCAGTCTGACCTTGATAAAAACCAACAAAACTTGGTTCGAATTAAAGGCGATCAAACCTATGAGTACATCCTACCGGGTAATATCGACAGCACGCTGATTGATTACGCCGGTGATGAGGTTAAGCAACTGTCTCGCTACTTGATGTCGGACAGCCCTGCTATCTGTATTGTTTCAGGCGAGCGTGGTGTGGGCGCAACAACGCTGCTTTATACCCTGCTGCACAAAGTCTCTAACGCTGAACCTGTCTACGTAAGTTGCCCTTACGCAGGTTATCAAGAGCTGTTAGCGCATCTAGCGGTGAGCATCGGCTTGGAAGATAAAGCAACTGAGATTCAGATCTTGGCGCATCTTCGCAAAAGCAAGACCACGTACTTGATTGCGATCGATAATGCACAACGTCTAGTTAAGCCAATGGTTGGCGGCCTGTCTGATTTGATTCGTTTAACCAACCTACTGCGCCGTTCTAAAAAGAACCACCGTATCGTCATTTCGATTGCTAAATCGAGCTGGCGATTTGTCGATCGAGCGCGTGGTGAACGTCTGCTGTTTGATTTGGTGTGTTTTCTGCCACGTTGGACAGAGAAACAAGTCGGTGAGCTTCTGAATAGCCGTATCAATACAGAGCTTGAGAAGCCGCTGTCGTTTGATGGTTTAGTGGTGCCTAAACAGTGGGACCAAGATGACATGAGCGAAGAAGATCGCGCACGCCAAGGCTTCTACCGAATCTTGTGGCACTACTCTGATGGTAACCCTACCGTTGCTCTGCGCTTCTTCCGACTCTCATTGAATCGAAACAAAGATACCGATCAAGCCGTGGTGCGCTTGTTCCATGTTCCAGAAGCACAGGAACTAGAAAACATGCCAAAACCTATGCTGGCTGTGCTTCGTTCTATCGTGCAGTTGGAAATCGCGTCTCCGGAAGTCTTGTCTGATTGTACGCAGCTAAGCACCGCAGAGATAACCGGCATTCTGCGTTACTTTGAAAGCCGTGGTTATATTGGTTGGCATGAAGAAAAGGCTCGAATTTCCGAGCACTGGTTCCGCCATATTACTAACGTTCTCGACCGTCAACATCTACTGGTGAAGTAA
- a CDS encoding mechanosensitive ion channel family protein: MKKLFILLFVGLASAVSFPTFATEELANVENISKIASLVRWSGVFFSMIVIAAMWLLLKFINSMVTSFGSQFVQYRMLLQKLQSFTQFFIYVSTGLIVFMMSFRINDQILALIGGTLAVSVGFALKDLAASFIAGITVMIDRPFQVGDRVTFEGNYGDIITIGLRSVRMRTLNDDIITIPNNKFLNEVTTSGNYGALDMQVVIPFYVGMDEDITLARDLIQEAASSSRYIHLPKPVTVLVKQTITDNYLAIQLTCKAYVVDTAYEKLFETDITLRVMKEFKKHNINPPKISVAAH; encoded by the coding sequence ATGAAGAAGTTATTTATCCTACTATTTGTTGGCTTGGCAAGTGCTGTCAGTTTCCCGACCTTTGCGACGGAAGAGTTAGCCAATGTAGAAAACATCTCAAAGATAGCGAGCCTAGTGCGATGGAGCGGCGTGTTCTTCTCCATGATCGTTATTGCTGCGATGTGGTTGCTGCTTAAGTTCATCAACTCAATGGTGACCAGTTTTGGTAGCCAATTCGTGCAATATCGAATGCTGCTACAGAAACTGCAGTCGTTTACTCAGTTCTTTATCTACGTGAGCACCGGTCTTATCGTGTTCATGATGAGCTTTAGAATCAACGACCAAATACTGGCTTTGATTGGTGGTACCCTCGCCGTGTCAGTCGGCTTTGCGCTTAAAGATTTGGCAGCTTCATTCATCGCGGGTATCACTGTGATGATTGATAGACCCTTTCAAGTTGGTGACCGCGTCACGTTCGAAGGAAACTACGGCGATATCATTACCATTGGTTTGCGTTCAGTGCGAATGAGAACCCTGAATGACGACATCATTACCATTCCGAACAACAAGTTCTTAAATGAAGTGACCACCAGTGGTAACTACGGTGCGTTGGACATGCAGGTGGTGATTCCGTTTTACGTTGGTATGGATGAAGACATCACCCTAGCCCGTGACCTGATTCAAGAAGCGGCGTCTTCAAGTCGTTATATCCACTTACCGAAACCTGTAACGGTTTTGGTTAAACAGACGATTACCGATAACTACCTAGCGATACAGCTAACTTGTAAGGCTTATGTTGTGGATACTGCGTATGAGAAGCTGTTTGAAACCGACATTACTTTGCGTGTGATGAAAGAGTTTAAGAAGCACAACATCAACCCACCGAAGATTTCAGTGGCGGCGCATTAG
- a CDS encoding methyl-accepting chemotaxis protein, translating to MKLSNLSIKSKLVSIVILSVVLLVMASTFNLMQQRASSMQERQDKLSAQVETAVSLASYYYNQRNVLGEEVAKKQALQAIETLRYDTTNYFWILNQQLNVVIHPLKPELNGKNAGNFKDGAGKHHWREMVTISRTPEEKGFLDYQWMSPQGELKDKISYVQLFPEWNWIVGSGILVADIQEAFYALALKEGLVAVVLSGLLFAMGYAISNNILVPLNKLIDNTHKIADGDLRVRMNMTRKDELGDMSQQIDTMLDKLQSTLRTANESADLSSNMASHIAQASEEAATSVNSQHAQLELLSTAMTEMSATISDVAVNAENTAASTNKVVDHANQNDQNMQVTSETISQVSENISTANNLVRDLQSGVTEISQVVGVIRDVSEQTNLLALNAAIEAARAGEQGRGFAVVADEVRNLASRTQNSTNEVQSTIEKLTQQAERTFKAMQSSNEKVDHSVIASNETRQQLDVIVNELHNANDMVAQIAAASEQQSTVATEMSESVTGIHLAANEVLQASQSLAEDSQKMANTTEHLTEQLKYFKV from the coding sequence ATGAAATTAAGTAACTTATCTATCAAATCAAAACTCGTCTCCATCGTCATTTTATCGGTTGTTCTATTGGTAATGGCGTCCACTTTTAACCTAATGCAGCAACGTGCTAGTTCCATGCAAGAGCGTCAAGATAAGCTCAGTGCTCAAGTCGAAACTGCAGTCAGCTTAGCGAGCTACTATTACAACCAACGTAATGTGCTCGGTGAAGAGGTCGCAAAGAAACAAGCACTTCAAGCCATCGAAACTCTTCGTTATGACACCACCAATTACTTCTGGATCTTAAACCAACAACTCAACGTTGTTATCCATCCATTAAAACCTGAACTCAATGGAAAGAACGCGGGTAATTTTAAAGATGGTGCGGGTAAACACCACTGGCGTGAGATGGTCACCATTTCTCGTACTCCAGAAGAGAAAGGCTTTCTTGATTACCAATGGATGAGCCCGCAAGGTGAACTCAAAGACAAGATCTCCTACGTACAACTGTTCCCAGAGTGGAATTGGATTGTTGGCTCGGGAATCCTAGTTGCGGACATCCAAGAGGCGTTCTATGCATTGGCGCTCAAAGAGGGATTGGTTGCGGTCGTATTGTCAGGCTTGTTGTTTGCGATGGGTTACGCAATTTCAAATAACATCCTAGTGCCGCTTAACAAGCTTATCGACAACACCCACAAAATCGCCGATGGCGATCTTCGTGTACGCATGAACATGACACGAAAAGATGAACTGGGCGATATGAGTCAGCAAATTGATACCATGCTCGACAAACTGCAAAGCACGCTTCGTACAGCCAATGAATCGGCGGATTTGTCCAGCAACATGGCGAGCCACATTGCTCAAGCCAGTGAAGAAGCAGCAACCAGTGTTAACTCACAACATGCACAGCTTGAATTACTATCTACCGCAATGACAGAAATGAGCGCAACCATTTCTGATGTCGCTGTGAATGCCGAAAATACCGCGGCTAGCACCAATAAGGTTGTCGACCACGCAAACCAGAACGACCAAAACATGCAGGTAACGTCTGAGACTATATCTCAGGTTTCAGAGAACATTTCGACCGCGAACAACTTAGTCAGAGATCTGCAATCAGGCGTGACTGAAATAAGCCAAGTCGTTGGTGTGATTCGTGATGTATCAGAACAAACGAACTTGTTAGCGCTCAACGCAGCAATCGAAGCGGCTCGAGCAGGAGAGCAAGGCAGAGGATTCGCAGTGGTTGCTGATGAAGTCCGCAACCTTGCTAGCCGCACTCAGAATTCAACTAACGAAGTGCAATCCACGATTGAGAAACTGACTCAACAAGCAGAACGCACCTTTAAGGCAATGCAAAGCAGTAACGAGAAGGTTGATCACAGCGTTATCGCGTCTAACGAGACTCGCCAGCAACTCGATGTGATTGTGAATGAACTGCATAACGCCAACGACATGGTCGCGCAGATCGCCGCAGCCTCAGAGCAGCAAAGCACGGTAGCCACTGAAATGAGTGAAAGTGTCACTGGGATTCATCTCGCTGCAAATGAGGTACTGCAGGCCTCACAATCACTCGCAGAAGACAGTCAGAAAATGGCGAACACTACAGAACACCTTACTGAGCAATTGAAATACTTTAAGGTATAG
- a CDS encoding sensor histidine kinase, protein MPIRRRWWSKWAFRFKTMVRYRLLFLTSAPIILTLCALVAITLYWSIHYTWQGALIDVDERLDVADNSIHLIQNQQAYNVRAFAESYNFRTKLASDLSHEELTRWVSENKSRYELDFLRWRSVESMEKKLEYLNLTHKSSFFSVLSRNELDYLDRDLAKKAEVPMLNGQEVETRGLVSRTVVSIKDEHDHVIGFLDGGILLNNSTQLVDQISNLIYPQREGFNRHIGTVTVFLDDLRVSTNVPLSSEDSVGRAIGTRVSHEVHSKVLNEGKEWLDRAYVYDAWYITAYQPIHDQFNNVIGMLYTGYLIWPLIETYLTNLGEISITIVLLLLASGLIVHRGARDLFNPIERIHKVVKLVQMGQDKRIGTLGLDDQHELTLLAKQFDKMLDLLHERNQEIQQAASELECKVHSRTASLKEKTEELELHIKLLNQARDKLVVNEKLAALGELTAGIAHEINNPTAVILGNVELMKFELGDEVSRVDEEVHAIMEQIDRIRNITRSLLQYSRHGGVQDEITWQHINPIVDESITLVKTGAKKKGIVYVSQLNAKTSVEVNRNQLLQILVNLQMNAIHAMDGQGTLTISSEDWVENGVSHGAIVHVQDEGCGIKEEQLKRIFSPFYTTKRDGTGLGLSVSQSILSQTGGEIRVESEVGKGSCFSIYLQQKATPQLLVSNL, encoded by the coding sequence ATGCCGATTAGACGTCGTTGGTGGTCAAAGTGGGCGTTCCGATTCAAAACCATGGTTCGCTACCGCCTATTATTCCTAACATCAGCTCCGATAATTTTGACCTTGTGCGCGCTTGTGGCTATCACACTGTATTGGTCAATACATTACACGTGGCAGGGCGCTCTGATTGATGTCGATGAGCGTTTGGATGTTGCCGATAACAGTATTCACCTGATCCAAAATCAGCAAGCATACAACGTTCGTGCGTTTGCCGAGTCTTATAACTTTCGAACCAAACTTGCGAGTGATCTTTCACACGAAGAGCTAACTCGCTGGGTGTCTGAGAACAAATCTCGCTATGAGCTCGATTTTCTGCGTTGGCGCAGTGTCGAGAGTATGGAGAAGAAACTCGAATATCTAAACTTAACTCACAAGTCTTCGTTTTTCAGTGTCTTAAGCCGTAATGAACTCGATTATCTCGATCGTGACCTCGCTAAAAAAGCGGAAGTTCCGATGCTCAATGGGCAAGAAGTTGAGACCCGCGGATTGGTAAGCCGAACCGTTGTATCCATCAAAGATGAACATGATCATGTGATTGGTTTTCTGGATGGTGGGATCTTACTGAACAACAGCACTCAACTTGTCGACCAAATCAGTAACCTTATCTACCCACAACGAGAAGGTTTTAATCGTCATATAGGGACGGTCACAGTCTTCCTTGATGATCTTCGTGTCAGCACCAACGTGCCTTTGAGCAGTGAAGACAGTGTAGGGCGCGCCATTGGTACGCGTGTTTCTCATGAGGTTCACTCAAAAGTCTTGAATGAAGGTAAAGAGTGGCTAGATCGAGCGTATGTTTACGATGCTTGGTACATCACAGCTTACCAACCAATCCATGACCAGTTTAATAATGTGATTGGCATGCTTTACACCGGTTATTTGATTTGGCCGCTGATAGAAACTTACTTGACCAACCTTGGCGAAATCAGCATTACCATTGTGTTGCTGTTGTTGGCATCAGGTTTGATCGTTCACCGTGGCGCACGTGATCTTTTCAACCCAATTGAACGCATTCATAAAGTCGTCAAGCTAGTCCAGATGGGGCAAGACAAACGAATTGGTACGCTAGGTTTGGATGATCAACACGAACTAACGTTACTCGCTAAACAGTTCGACAAGATGTTGGATCTACTGCACGAGCGTAATCAAGAGATTCAACAAGCGGCGTCTGAACTAGAGTGCAAAGTGCATTCTCGTACCGCGAGTTTGAAAGAGAAAACCGAAGAACTCGAACTGCACATCAAGCTTCTCAATCAAGCCAGAGATAAGCTGGTGGTCAATGAAAAACTCGCCGCATTAGGTGAATTAACGGCGGGTATTGCTCATGAGATCAATAACCCAACCGCCGTGATTCTTGGCAACGTTGAATTGATGAAGTTTGAACTGGGCGATGAAGTGAGCCGCGTAGACGAAGAAGTCCACGCGATCATGGAGCAGATTGATCGAATTCGAAACATTACACGAAGCCTGCTCCAGTACAGCCGTCACGGTGGCGTACAAGACGAAATTACGTGGCAACATATCAACCCAATTGTCGATGAAAGTATTACGCTCGTAAAAACAGGCGCGAAGAAGAAAGGCATTGTGTACGTATCACAACTGAATGCTAAAACATCAGTCGAAGTGAACCGAAATCAATTGCTACAGATTCTGGTTAACCTACAAATGAACGCGATTCATGCAATGGATGGTCAGGGCACGTTAACCATTTCGAGTGAAGACTGGGTTGAAAATGGTGTGTCTCATGGCGCTATCGTTCATGTTCAAGATGAAGGCTGCGGTATTAAGGAAGAACAATTGAAACGCATTTTCTCGCCTTTTTATACCACCAAACGTGATGGTACGGGCTTAGGCTTATCCGTTTCTCAAAGTATCTTGAGCCAAACTGGCGGCGAGATCCGAGTTGAATCGGAGGTAGGTAAGGGAAGTTGCTTTAGTATCTATCTTCAACAGAAAGCGACACCTCAATTGCTAGTATCAAACTTATAA
- a CDS encoding sigma-54-dependent transcriptional regulator: MSLPSSSASNLNPNTLTQYQAFSVLVVDDELGMQAILKKALGKFFGKVSSAGSVEEAETLRSSEHFDLIVLDINLPGRSGIEWEEAFNDTDKRADVIFMTGYADLEMTISALKLGASDFILKPFNLEQMIQAVLRCMDKRLDQRMQYALKRDVSRHIKTELIGNSDKTKQLKLLISQFAPSRASVLIEGESGTGKELVARGVHEASKRTGPFVPINCGAIAPELLESELFGHTSGAFTGAKKNREGLFRVASGGTLFLDEIGEMPLPMQAALLRVLEQRTIRPVGSEKEISVDVRVVAATNRNLQEEVDKGHFRRDLFYRLNVLKIDVVPLRERPSDLIELVPYFTRLLSSELGMPVPNWAHEDILAMNEYEWPGNIRELKNLVERCILLDKPPAHYWREINGDPVPASISVTVSHGAEMPNLNNADAAEGYPNTWTLKEVEKSHIEQLVSFHDGNKSAAARDLGVARKTLERKYKDWNTEGSEYAD; encoded by the coding sequence ATGTCTTTACCTAGTTCATCTGCATCCAATCTCAACCCGAACACATTGACTCAGTATCAGGCGTTTTCCGTTTTGGTGGTCGATGATGAATTGGGTATGCAGGCTATCTTAAAGAAAGCACTGGGTAAGTTCTTTGGCAAGGTATCGAGCGCAGGGTCGGTTGAAGAGGCTGAAACACTGCGTTCGAGCGAACATTTTGATCTAATTGTCCTTGATATCAACCTACCAGGCCGCTCGGGCATTGAGTGGGAAGAGGCGTTTAACGACACCGACAAACGCGCCGATGTGATTTTTATGACGGGTTATGCCGATCTAGAGATGACCATATCTGCGCTTAAGCTTGGTGCTTCAGATTTTATTCTTAAGCCGTTCAACCTCGAACAGATGATACAAGCGGTGCTGCGTTGTATGGATAAGCGACTCGACCAAAGAATGCAGTACGCGTTGAAGCGTGATGTTAGTCGTCATATCAAGACCGAACTGATTGGCAATTCAGACAAGACCAAACAACTTAAATTGCTGATCAGTCAATTTGCGCCGTCTCGAGCTTCCGTTTTGATAGAAGGTGAGTCGGGTACAGGTAAAGAGCTGGTTGCTCGTGGTGTACATGAAGCCAGTAAACGCACAGGTCCATTTGTGCCAATCAACTGTGGCGCGATTGCTCCAGAACTTCTAGAAAGTGAACTGTTTGGACATACATCAGGCGCATTTACTGGTGCGAAGAAAAACCGTGAAGGTCTTTTCCGAGTCGCAAGTGGCGGCACTTTGTTCCTTGATGAGATCGGTGAAATGCCACTGCCAATGCAAGCTGCGTTATTACGCGTGTTAGAGCAAAGAACCATTCGCCCTGTCGGTAGCGAGAAGGAAATTTCCGTCGACGTACGAGTGGTGGCGGCGACCAACCGAAACCTTCAAGAAGAGGTCGATAAAGGGCACTTCCGCCGTGATCTGTTCTACCGACTCAATGTACTTAAGATTGATGTAGTGCCATTGAGAGAGCGCCCGTCAGACCTGATTGAACTTGTTCCATACTTTACTCGTCTTTTATCGAGCGAGCTTGGCATGCCTGTTCCAAATTGGGCACATGAAGATATCTTGGCGATGAACGAATACGAATGGCCAGGGAACATTCGTGAGCTTAAAAACTTAGTCGAACGATGCATTCTTTTAGACAAGCCACCAGCACACTATTGGCGAGAGATTAATGGTGATCCTGTTCCTGCTAGTATTTCAGTGACGGTGTCACATGGTGCAGAAATGCCAAACTTGAATAACGCAGACGCTGCCGAGGGTTATCCAAACACTTGGACACTCAAAGAAGTAGAAAAATCTCATATAGAACAGCTTGTTAGTTTCCATGATGGCAACAAATCGGCAGCTGCAAGAGATCTTGGCGTGGCACGTAAAACGCTCGAGCGTAAGTACAAAGATTGGAACACAGAAGGCTCTGAATATGCCGATTAG
- a CDS encoding substrate-binding domain-containing protein: protein MKAIPLTIAALSIVSYTASSAEDTTHIKLATTTSTYHSGLLDYLLPEFEKDSGIKVDVLAAGTGKSLRMGENGDVDLVMTHAPKAEANFVEQGYGVLPRKLMYNDFVIVGPQSDPAKIESQKAVADVFKAIATNNVTFVSRGDDSGTHKKEMGIWAQTKIEPNFGGYRSVGQGMGPTLNMASEMQGYTMTDRGTWLAYQNKLDLKILFQGDKNLFNPYQVILVNPERYPSINYQAAKVFSDWLVNPKGQKLINDFKLHGKQLFVASAE from the coding sequence ATGAAAGCAATTCCCCTAACTATTGCAGCTCTATCTATCGTCAGTTACACGGCTAGCAGCGCGGAAGACACCACTCATATTAAGTTGGCGACAACCACAAGTACTTATCACTCTGGTCTACTGGACTACTTATTGCCTGAGTTCGAAAAGGATTCTGGTATCAAGGTTGATGTTCTTGCCGCTGGTACAGGTAAATCACTTCGCATGGGTGAAAATGGTGACGTTGATTTGGTGATGACTCACGCACCAAAGGCTGAAGCGAATTTCGTAGAACAAGGTTACGGCGTTTTACCTCGTAAGCTTATGTATAACGACTTTGTCATCGTTGGCCCACAAAGCGACCCTGCAAAAATTGAATCTCAAAAAGCAGTGGCAGATGTGTTCAAAGCGATCGCGACTAATAACGTGACGTTTGTGTCTCGTGGCGACGACTCTGGTACTCATAAGAAAGAGATGGGTATTTGGGCGCAAACTAAAATCGAACCAAACTTTGGTGGTTACCGCAGTGTTGGTCAAGGCATGGGCCCTACTCTGAACATGGCGTCAGAGATGCAAGGTTACACCATGACAGACCGTGGTACTTGGTTGGCTTACCAAAACAAACTGGATCTAAAAATCCTTTTCCAAGGTGACAAGAACCTCTTCAACCCTTACCAAGTGATTCTGGTTAATCCTGAGCGCTACCCAAGCATTAACTACCAAGCAGCGAAAGTATTCAGTGATTGGTTAGTTAACCCTAAAGGTCAGAAACTGATTAACGACTTTAAACTGCATGGAAAACAACTGTTTGTTGCAAGCGCAGAATAG